In one window of Solanum pennellii chromosome 2, SPENNV200 DNA:
- the LOC107011816 gene encoding protein RMD5 homolog: MELSTIKDAFDRVTKKQKVASSKSQEVIEQIGHEIEQALLRIQSANDTASLSEHKVLLSELKAKLKEVAPLSQMEGTQKELNVALSKYPKLLEKSLNPDISKAYRNVGSDIHTVNQIIASHFYREGHFDLGDCFVNEARESEAAGQKTPFLQMYQILEAMRCRNLEPALSWATTNSEKLKLTGSDIEMKLHRQQFVEILQNRGRDGALNYARTFFPPFATKYLAEIQRLMACLLWAEKLESSPYSDLLSPLHWDKLAEELARQFCNLMGQSYESPLSVTIAAGVQGLPTLLKLMNVMTGKKQEWQSMKQLPVPVDLDREFQFHSIFVCPVSRDQASEENPPMLMSCGHVLCKQSITKLSKNNNTRPFKCPYCPTEVEVGQCRQLFF; this comes from the coding sequence ATGGAGCTGAGTACCATTAAAGATGCCTTTGATCGTGTCACAAAGAAGCAAAAGGTTGCATCATCAAAGTCTCAAGAAGTGATAGAGCAGATCGGTCATGAAATAGAGCAAGCGCTGTTGAGAATACAGTCAGCTAATGATACTGCTTCTTTGAGTGAACACAAAGTGCTTCTTAGTGAACTTAAAGCCAAGTTGAAGGAAGTTGCTCCACTCAGTCAGATGGAAGGAACACAAAAAGAACTAAATGTTGCACTAAGCAAGTACCCAAAGCTCCTTGAGAAGTCACTCAATCCTGATATATCAAAGGCTTACAGGAATGTTGGTTCTGATATCCATACTGTTAACCAGATAATTGCCAGCCATTTCTACCGGGAAGGCCACTTTGATCTTGGTGATTGTTTCGTGAATGAGGCCAGAGAatctgaagctgcaggccaaaAAACTCCTTTTCTGCAAATGTATCAAATACTTGAAGCCATGAGGTGTAGGAACCTGGAGCCAGCTCTGAGTTGGGCCACCACGAATAGTGAGAAACTTAAGCTGACTGGATCTGATATTGAAATGAAGTTACACAGGCAGCAGTTTGTAGAAATTCTGCAAAACAGAGGTAGAGATGGAGCTTTGAATTATGCTAGAACTTTCTTTCCACCTTTTGCCACCAAATATTTGGCAGAGATCCAGAGGCTCATGGCCTGTCTATTGTGGGCTGAGAAACTGGAGTCCTCACCTTACTCAGATTTACTATCACCTCTCCACTGGGATAAATTGGCTGAAGAGCTTGCTCGGCAGTTCTGCAATCTCATGGGTCAATCCTATGAGAGTCCGTTGAGTGTGACCATTGCGGCAGGCGTCCAGGGATTGCCAACCCTTCTGAAACTGATGAATGTGATGACTGGGAAAAAACAGGAATGGCAATCCATGAAACAGTTACCCGTGCCGGTGGACTTGGACAGAGAATTTCAGTTCCACTCTATCTTTGTCTGTCCAGTGAGTCGGGATCAGGCATCTGAGGAGAATCCCCCTATGCTGATGTCTTGTGGGCATGTGCTATGCAAGCAATCTATTACCAAACTGTCAAAGAATAACAACACACGGCCTTTCAAGTGTCCTTACTGCCCCACGGAGGTTGAGGTCGGTCAGTGTAGACAATTGTTCTTCTAA